Proteins encoded together in one Tripterygium wilfordii isolate XIE 37 chromosome 14, ASM1340144v1, whole genome shotgun sequence window:
- the LOC120014601 gene encoding probable serine/threonine-protein kinase WNK9 isoform X2, whose amino-acid sequence MGLRRLNQMTLNMLKLILLEDMEGYRAFDEYEGIEVAWNQVKLHDFLQKPEDMERLYCEIHLLKTLKHENIMKLYTSWVDIANRNINFVTEMFTSGTLRQYRVKHKKVNIRAVKHWCRQILKGLLYLHSCEPPVIHRDLKCDNIFVNGNQGEIKIGDLGLAAILRKSHAARCVGTPEFMAPEVYEEEYNELVDIYAFGMCILEMVTFEYPYSECTHPAQIYKKVISGKKPEALYKVKDPEVRQFVEKCLATVPCRLTAMELLKDPFLLDDSSDSRPLLYLREYDELGHPLQPPTYGNDHQQYASYSDYVPQDDFDYNPLEFKMDEHLADVDITIKGSVGDDDGIFLRLRIADKDGRIRNIYFPFDIKSDTALSVATEMVAELDFAEQDVMKIAEMIDGEIAALVPEWNQGSQGLGAEEVPEHASENICNHCTPNGYLLDNASASKNLQVLKCSKHGCAAVHGRFEEVTYQVEGREQCAVHDPQDSSGQSDDINYTDIWAQRDGWETSLHESREIRSNEAYDLLDDQPCEEEEKVINIDRKGESKGRKSSSSNPPASHAFSDDYENEIRQELRWLKARYQIQLRQLTNQQMKVKSKSSGLTSANLGHRKKSVVPMPPISPQVRIENSEHVLAYLASKKHLTSGFAGHADKSHPDSPEVQMCGAIDGSLSPDEIITAKSFYTGVLLPHSLQRATSLPVDAVDV is encoded by the exons ATGGGTTTACGACGTTTGAACCAGATGACTCTGAATATGTTGAAGTTGATCCTACTGGAAGATATGGAAGG ttaCAGAGCCTTTGACGAGTATGAAGGGATTGAGGTGGCATGGAATCAGGTGAAGcttcatgattttctgcaaaAACCTGAAGATATGGAGAGGTTGTACTGTGAAATTCACCTACTCAAGACCTTGAAACATGAAAACATCATGAAGTTGTATACTTCCTGGGTTGACATTGCTAACAGGAACATTAACTTCGTCACAGAAATGTTCACTTCTGGTACTCTAAGACA GTATAGAGTgaagcacaaaaaagtgaacatTAGAGCTGTCAAGCACTGGTGTAGACAGATTTTGAAGGGTCTTCTTTATCTCCACAGCTGTGAACCTCCTGTTATCCACAGAGATCTCAAGTGCGATAACATTTTTGTCAATGGAAACCAGGGAGAAATCAAGATTGGTGATCTAGGCCTTGCCGCGATTCTCCGCAAATCTCATGCTGCTAGATGTGTTG GAACGCCAGAATTTATGGCTCCAGAGGTGTATGAAGAGGAATACAATGAATTAGTGGATATATATGCTTTTGGTATGTGCATCTTGGAGATGGTAACCTTTGAATATCCATACAGTGAATGCACCCACCCTGCTCAAATCTACAAGAAAGTTATATCA GGGAAGAAACCAGAAGCTCTTTATAAAGTGAAGGATCCAGAGGTGCGACAATTTGTTGAAAAATGCTTGGCTACTGTGCCTTGCAGGCTTACTGCCATGGAGCTGTTGAAAGACCCTTTTCTTCTGGATGATTCTTCTGATTCGAGGCCACTATTGTATCTAAGAGAATACGATGAATTAGGCCATCCTCTACAGCCTCCTACGTATGGAAATGACCATCAACAGTATGCTAGTTACAGCGATTATGTGCCACAGGATGATTTTGATTATAATCCACTTGAGTTTAAGATGGATGAACATCTGGCAGACGTCGATATTACAATCAAAGGAAGTGTGGGAGATGATGATGGCATCTTTTTGAGGCTCAGAATTGCAGATAAAGACG GACGCATCCGAAATATCTACTTTCCTTTTGACATTAAGAGTGACACCGCGTTGAGTGTTGCAACTGAAATGGTTGCTGAGCTGGATTTTGCTGAGCAAGATGTTATGAAAATAGCAGAAATGATAGATGGTGAAATTGCTGCCTTGGTACCGGAATGGAATCAGGGTAGCCAGGGCTTGGGAGCAGAGGAAGTTCCGGAGCACGCAAGTGAAAATATCTGTAACCATTGCACTCCAAATGGTTACTTATTGGATAATGCATCAGCTTCTAAGAACCTGCAAGTTCTGAAGTGTTCTAAGCATGGATGTGCTGCTGTTCATGGGCGTTTTGAGGAGGTTACGTACCAAGTTGAAGGGCGAGAACAATGTGCAGTACATGATCCACAAGATTCATCGGGCCAATCAGATGATATCAACTATACTGATATCTGGGCTCAGCGAGACGGATGGGAAACAAGTTTACATGAGTCAAGGGAGATCCGTTCCAACGAAGCATACGACTTACTGGACGACCAACCAtgtgaggaagaagagaaagttaTAAATATTGACAGAAAAGGAGAATCCAAAGGaagaaaatcttcttcttcaaatccTCCTGCATCTCATGCATTCTCCGATGATTATGAAAACGAAATCAGGCAGGAACTAAGGTGGCTTAAAGCTAGGTATCAGATTCAGTTAAGGCAGCTTACGAACCAACAAATGAAAGTGAAGTCCAAATCATCAGGCCTAACTTCTGCTAACTTGGGACACAGAAAAAAGAGTGTGGTTCCCATGCCTCCCATCTCACCCCAAGTAAGGATTGAAAATAGTGAACATGTCCTGGCTTATTTGGCCTCAAAGAAGCACTTAACTTCTGGTTTTGCCGGTCATGCTGACAAGAGCCACCCTGACTCCCCAGAGGTCCAAATGTGTGGGGCAATCGATGGGAGTTTAAGTCCGGATGAAATCATCACTGCTAAAAGTTTCTACACAGGAGTTCTGCTTCCACATTCTCTTCAAAGGGCTACTTCTCTTCCGGTTGATGCTGTAGATGTTTAA
- the LOC120014601 gene encoding probable serine/threonine-protein kinase WNK9 isoform X1, which produces MNGFTTFEPDDSEYVEVDPTGRYGRYNEILGKGASKIVYRAFDEYEGIEVAWNQVKLHDFLQKPEDMERLYCEIHLLKTLKHENIMKLYTSWVDIANRNINFVTEMFTSGTLRQYRVKHKKVNIRAVKHWCRQILKGLLYLHSCEPPVIHRDLKCDNIFVNGNQGEIKIGDLGLAAILRKSHAARCVGTPEFMAPEVYEEEYNELVDIYAFGMCILEMVTFEYPYSECTHPAQIYKKVISGKKPEALYKVKDPEVRQFVEKCLATVPCRLTAMELLKDPFLLDDSSDSRPLLYLREYDELGHPLQPPTYGNDHQQYASYSDYVPQDDFDYNPLEFKMDEHLADVDITIKGSVGDDDGIFLRLRIADKDGRIRNIYFPFDIKSDTALSVATEMVAELDFAEQDVMKIAEMIDGEIAALVPEWNQGSQGLGAEEVPEHASENICNHCTPNGYLLDNASASKNLQVLKCSKHGCAAVHGRFEEVTYQVEGREQCAVHDPQDSSGQSDDINYTDIWAQRDGWETSLHESREIRSNEAYDLLDDQPCEEEEKVINIDRKGESKGRKSSSSNPPASHAFSDDYENEIRQELRWLKARYQIQLRQLTNQQMKVKSKSSGLTSANLGHRKKSVVPMPPISPQVRIENSEHVLAYLASKKHLTSGFAGHADKSHPDSPEVQMCGAIDGSLSPDEIITAKSFYTGVLLPHSLQRATSLPVDAVDV; this is translated from the exons ATGAATGGGTTTACGACGTTTGAACCAGATGACTCTGAATATGTTGAAGTTGATCCTACTGGAAGATATGGAAGG TACAATGAAATTCTTGGCAAAGGAGCTTCCAAAATAGT ttaCAGAGCCTTTGACGAGTATGAAGGGATTGAGGTGGCATGGAATCAGGTGAAGcttcatgattttctgcaaaAACCTGAAGATATGGAGAGGTTGTACTGTGAAATTCACCTACTCAAGACCTTGAAACATGAAAACATCATGAAGTTGTATACTTCCTGGGTTGACATTGCTAACAGGAACATTAACTTCGTCACAGAAATGTTCACTTCTGGTACTCTAAGACA GTATAGAGTgaagcacaaaaaagtgaacatTAGAGCTGTCAAGCACTGGTGTAGACAGATTTTGAAGGGTCTTCTTTATCTCCACAGCTGTGAACCTCCTGTTATCCACAGAGATCTCAAGTGCGATAACATTTTTGTCAATGGAAACCAGGGAGAAATCAAGATTGGTGATCTAGGCCTTGCCGCGATTCTCCGCAAATCTCATGCTGCTAGATGTGTTG GAACGCCAGAATTTATGGCTCCAGAGGTGTATGAAGAGGAATACAATGAATTAGTGGATATATATGCTTTTGGTATGTGCATCTTGGAGATGGTAACCTTTGAATATCCATACAGTGAATGCACCCACCCTGCTCAAATCTACAAGAAAGTTATATCA GGGAAGAAACCAGAAGCTCTTTATAAAGTGAAGGATCCAGAGGTGCGACAATTTGTTGAAAAATGCTTGGCTACTGTGCCTTGCAGGCTTACTGCCATGGAGCTGTTGAAAGACCCTTTTCTTCTGGATGATTCTTCTGATTCGAGGCCACTATTGTATCTAAGAGAATACGATGAATTAGGCCATCCTCTACAGCCTCCTACGTATGGAAATGACCATCAACAGTATGCTAGTTACAGCGATTATGTGCCACAGGATGATTTTGATTATAATCCACTTGAGTTTAAGATGGATGAACATCTGGCAGACGTCGATATTACAATCAAAGGAAGTGTGGGAGATGATGATGGCATCTTTTTGAGGCTCAGAATTGCAGATAAAGACG GACGCATCCGAAATATCTACTTTCCTTTTGACATTAAGAGTGACACCGCGTTGAGTGTTGCAACTGAAATGGTTGCTGAGCTGGATTTTGCTGAGCAAGATGTTATGAAAATAGCAGAAATGATAGATGGTGAAATTGCTGCCTTGGTACCGGAATGGAATCAGGGTAGCCAGGGCTTGGGAGCAGAGGAAGTTCCGGAGCACGCAAGTGAAAATATCTGTAACCATTGCACTCCAAATGGTTACTTATTGGATAATGCATCAGCTTCTAAGAACCTGCAAGTTCTGAAGTGTTCTAAGCATGGATGTGCTGCTGTTCATGGGCGTTTTGAGGAGGTTACGTACCAAGTTGAAGGGCGAGAACAATGTGCAGTACATGATCCACAAGATTCATCGGGCCAATCAGATGATATCAACTATACTGATATCTGGGCTCAGCGAGACGGATGGGAAACAAGTTTACATGAGTCAAGGGAGATCCGTTCCAACGAAGCATACGACTTACTGGACGACCAACCAtgtgaggaagaagagaaagttaTAAATATTGACAGAAAAGGAGAATCCAAAGGaagaaaatcttcttcttcaaatccTCCTGCATCTCATGCATTCTCCGATGATTATGAAAACGAAATCAGGCAGGAACTAAGGTGGCTTAAAGCTAGGTATCAGATTCAGTTAAGGCAGCTTACGAACCAACAAATGAAAGTGAAGTCCAAATCATCAGGCCTAACTTCTGCTAACTTGGGACACAGAAAAAAGAGTGTGGTTCCCATGCCTCCCATCTCACCCCAAGTAAGGATTGAAAATAGTGAACATGTCCTGGCTTATTTGGCCTCAAAGAAGCACTTAACTTCTGGTTTTGCCGGTCATGCTGACAAGAGCCACCCTGACTCCCCAGAGGTCCAAATGTGTGGGGCAATCGATGGGAGTTTAAGTCCGGATGAAATCATCACTGCTAAAAGTTTCTACACAGGAGTTCTGCTTCCACATTCTCTTCAAAGGGCTACTTCTCTTCCGGTTGATGCTGTAGATGTTTAA